A single Cellulomonas sp. SLBN-39 DNA region contains:
- the dhaL gene encoding dihydroxyacetone kinase subunit DhaL: MTLDVAWAIDWVRRAAAAVVEHREELVELDRQIGDGDHGENLTRGFTAVVAKLDALPEPPALVGDVLRLVATTLMSTVGGASGPLYGTAFLRAAKVTGLPALGPDGVVALLEAGLEGIVARGKAVPGEKTMVDAWAPAVAAAVQAAEEGAPASEVLGSAARAAHDGAQATIPLVATKGRASYLGERSAGHLDPGARSSDLLLAAAALAAGAQL, encoded by the coding sequence ATGACGCTGGACGTCGCGTGGGCGATCGACTGGGTGCGGCGCGCCGCGGCAGCGGTCGTCGAGCACCGTGAGGAGCTCGTCGAGCTCGACCGTCAGATCGGTGACGGCGACCACGGGGAGAACCTCACGCGCGGCTTCACGGCGGTGGTCGCCAAGCTCGACGCGCTGCCCGAGCCCCCGGCCCTGGTCGGCGACGTGCTGCGCCTCGTCGCCACGACCCTGATGTCGACCGTCGGCGGGGCCTCCGGGCCGCTGTACGGCACGGCGTTCCTCCGGGCCGCCAAGGTCACCGGTCTGCCCGCGCTCGGGCCCGACGGGGTCGTCGCGCTGCTCGAGGCCGGGCTCGAGGGCATCGTGGCCCGCGGCAAGGCCGTCCCCGGCGAGAAGACGATGGTCGACGCCTGGGCGCCGGCCGTCGCCGCCGCGGTGCAGGCCGCCGAGGAGGGCGCGCCGGCGTCGGAGGTCCTCGGGTCCGCCGCCCGCGCCGCCCACGACGGGGCCCAGGCCACGATCCCGCTGGTCGCGACCAAGGGGCGCGCCAGCTACCTCGGCGAACGTTCGGCCGGCCACCTGGACCCGGGTGCCCGGTCCTCGGACCTGCTCCTTGCTGCGGCGGCGCTGGCCGCGGGTGCGCAGCTGTGA
- the dhaK gene encoding dihydroxyacetone kinase subunit DhaK: MKKLINDPQDVVAESLEGFALVHADLVRLHADPTFVTRASGPVEGKVGLVSGGGSGHEPLHAGFVGLGMLDAAVPGAVFTSPTPDQIAPAVAAVDGGAGVLTIVKNYTGDVLNFETAAELAEAEGTTVRQVLVNDDVAVEDSLYTAGRRGVAGTLAVEKIAGAAAERGDDLDAVAAVAERVIANVRTMGVALTACTVPHVGRPSFDLGDDEVEIGIGIHGEPGRHRVGLEGADAITEHLLTPVADDLGLTSGEKVLLLVNGMGGTPLSELYVVYGRARALLGERGVEVTRSLVGSYVTSLEMQGASVTVLRLDDETTALWDAPVHTAALRW, translated from the coding sequence GTGAAGAAGCTCATCAACGACCCGCAGGACGTCGTCGCGGAGTCCCTCGAGGGGTTCGCCCTCGTCCACGCCGACCTCGTCCGGCTGCACGCCGACCCGACCTTCGTCACCCGGGCGTCCGGGCCCGTCGAGGGCAAGGTGGGCCTCGTCAGCGGGGGCGGCAGCGGCCACGAGCCCCTGCACGCGGGCTTCGTCGGGCTCGGCATGCTCGACGCCGCCGTCCCCGGCGCGGTGTTCACCTCTCCGACGCCCGACCAGATCGCCCCCGCCGTCGCCGCGGTCGACGGCGGCGCCGGCGTCCTGACGATCGTCAAGAACTACACGGGCGACGTGCTCAACTTCGAGACCGCCGCCGAGCTCGCCGAGGCCGAGGGCACCACCGTCCGCCAGGTGCTCGTCAACGACGACGTCGCCGTCGAGGACTCGCTCTACACCGCCGGCCGGCGCGGCGTCGCCGGGACCCTGGCGGTCGAGAAGATCGCCGGTGCCGCCGCCGAGCGCGGCGACGACCTCGACGCGGTCGCCGCGGTCGCGGAGCGGGTGATCGCCAACGTCCGCACCATGGGCGTCGCGCTCACCGCGTGCACCGTGCCGCACGTGGGCCGGCCCAGCTTCGACCTGGGCGACGACGAGGTCGAGATCGGCATCGGCATCCACGGCGAGCCCGGCCGGCACCGGGTCGGCCTGGAGGGCGCCGACGCGATCACCGAGCACCTGCTGACGCCGGTCGCCGACGACCTCGGGCTGACCAGCGGCGAGAAGGTGCTGCTGCTCGTCAACGGGATGGGCGGCACGCCGCTGTCCGAGCTCTACGTCGTCTATGGTCGGGCACGCGCGCTGCTCGGCGAGCGGGGCGTCGAGGTGACGCGCTCGCTCGTGGGCAGCTACGTGACGTCGCTCGAGATGCAGGGCGCGTCGGTCACGGTCCTGCGGCTGGACGACGAGACCACCGCGTTGTGGGACGCTCCCGTGCACACCGCGGCGCTGCGCTGGTAG
- a CDS encoding polyketide synthase: MSNHTLIAVTSAAARCAGADDLDEFWNLVQCAQPQFCAVPADRWPPPPDSGSRDGARRAGAHVMAPLADPYAFDARAHGVPAARARRMDPQQRLVLGLAAELFARARTDVRRPGARVATVVGVSSTDYRAVSTAPLLAAMTVDGALGTGTADERAAVRTAGARAVRPLTGHTMPGVLPNMVPAAVQHAFDLRGPAFAVDSACASSLTALDVARAMLATGAVDACVVGGVYTALTPEAHAGFSAIGALSPSGACRPYTRAADGFVIGEGGALLLLRRLEDAERDGDDVLAVVEACGSANDGRAPGVMTPTVAGQVAAVRAARADGPPVDAVEGHGTGTVVGDRTELETLRAVVPDATPGSVPLGSVKAVVGHTMAASAALALVKVLLALRHGRWTPQPADDAGWHPLLDGSPFAVPTPGDPPARVRRVAVNAFGFGGTNAHAVLAHPEAVVGRG, encoded by the coding sequence ATGTCGAACCACACACTGATCGCGGTCACGTCCGCGGCCGCGCGGTGCGCAGGCGCGGACGACCTCGACGAGTTCTGGAACCTGGTGCAGTGCGCACAGCCGCAGTTCTGCGCCGTCCCGGCCGACCGCTGGCCACCTCCGCCCGATTCCGGGTCACGTGACGGGGCCCGTCGCGCCGGTGCGCACGTCATGGCGCCGCTCGCCGACCCGTACGCGTTCGACGCCCGCGCGCACGGCGTCCCGGCCGCCCGAGCCCGCCGGATGGACCCGCAGCAGCGCCTCGTGCTCGGGCTCGCGGCCGAGCTGTTCGCCCGGGCCCGCACCGACGTCCGCCGACCCGGCGCCCGCGTCGCCACCGTCGTCGGCGTCAGCTCCACCGACTACCGGGCCGTCAGCACCGCGCCCCTGCTCGCCGCCATGACCGTCGACGGCGCGCTCGGCACGGGCACGGCGGACGAGCGGGCCGCCGTGCGCACCGCGGGTGCGCGGGCCGTGCGCCCGCTGACGGGGCACACCATGCCGGGTGTGCTGCCCAACATGGTCCCGGCGGCCGTGCAGCACGCGTTCGACCTGCGCGGCCCGGCGTTCGCCGTGGACTCCGCGTGCGCGTCCAGCCTCACCGCGCTCGACGTCGCCCGCGCCATGCTCGCCACCGGCGCGGTCGACGCGTGCGTCGTCGGCGGGGTCTACACGGCGCTGACTCCCGAGGCGCACGCCGGCTTCTCGGCGATCGGCGCGCTGTCCCCGTCGGGCGCGTGCCGCCCGTACACGCGGGCCGCCGACGGGTTCGTCATCGGCGAGGGCGGCGCCCTGCTGCTGCTGCGCCGGCTCGAGGACGCCGAGCGCGACGGCGACGACGTCCTGGCCGTGGTCGAGGCCTGCGGCAGCGCCAACGACGGGCGCGCGCCCGGGGTCATGACGCCGACGGTGGCCGGGCAGGTCGCCGCCGTCCGGGCCGCCCGTGCCGACGGTCCGCCGGTCGACGCCGTGGAGGGTCACGGCACCGGCACGGTCGTCGGCGACCGCACCGAGCTGGAGACGCTGCGTGCGGTCGTGCCCGACGCGACGCCCGGCTCCGTGCCGCTCGGCTCGGTCAAGGCCGTCGTCGGGCACACCATGGCCGCGTCGGCCGCGCTCGCGCTGGTCAAGGTGCTGCTCGCGCTGCGGCACGGGCGGTGGACGCCGCAGCCCGCCGACGACGCCGGCTGGCACCCGCTGCTGGACGGGTCGCCCTTCGCGGTGCCGACACCCGGCGACCCGCCTGCACGCGTCCGGCGCGTCGCGGTCAACGCCTTCGGGTTCGGCGGCACCAACGCCCACGCCGTCCTCGCGCACCCGGAGGCGGTGGTCGGCCGTGGCTGA
- a CDS encoding aminotransferase class I/II-fold pyridoxal phosphate-dependent enzyme, producing the protein MADVVPVPVPMPVPVVLSGDDDAEVRARAGRLLDAVTRPDPALPGHPGASPAWDVADVAARCGLVPLRAHRAVVLAADPASLAAGLAAVRDGTVPAGATLAARGVATHHADRPARVLLLYPGQGSQRTGEHAGLARLLPSYAAHVRRLEGLLADRPGTPPLRRYLSDAWTGRAADPTGVDDTAVAQPLLTVTALATTAALAELGVLPAVTLGHSVGELGALHAAGILDEATVLEIVRHRVARMRTGAPDTGMLAVRAGAADVAALVAAHPGVHVACDNGPRQVVLGGPLATLVALAADLEAAGTASTPLATAGAFHTPHYAAADAAMRTLLAAIARPSAAARGDVTCVSSVSGDVVDDVEDALALLGRQIAGPVRFREAAATAAALAPDVVVQVSGGTSLLRTFTETHHATHPGQTVRTVGLGGPDDSTGGTLAALAELVLTVPDARPHLVLGRLGTASRFPLTEGRETVVLHGTPTSPTTNPTTTTTADAPTGAPPAGVPGTTELLALFGAQVAVLAQALARPSGDATTSGPSAGPDALAPAAGAPPVAQAAPVVPTARRTTATGPVTAPAGDPAPARAAVAAAVRASIAQVGGYAADDLPGGALLGPDLGLDSLMMTNVAATLTRRFPAWRPAADDMRTLRTVDDVVAAVVAATRTGPGASAAPAPAAAAAPSPAVPSPAVPSPAAPVDDLPVTASPSPEPARLADLDEVRATVARLDDAARGPGLPYYLPHDGRVAATTSVGGQELLSFSSYNYLGLAGHPRVVAAAQEAVERYGTSVSAARILSGNRPVHTALEEAIAALLGTQDAVVLVGGHATNAGIVPHLYGPDDLVVHDALVHDSLQQGIAASGATRHAVPHGRADLVEEALRARRHRFRRVLVVTEGVFSMDGDLPDLPALVTSARRHGAHLMVDEAHSVGVLGAHGGGICEELGVDPGDVDLLMGTLSKSLSSCGGYLAGHRSLVQHLRYTLSALVFSAGLTPANTAASLAAIQVMRDEPERLARLRGNAEHFLAGARARGMDVGPAVGVPVVPVIVGESQAAVAVARGLAEHGVSANPIVFPAVPDDQSRLRFFLTSEHTHDQLDRALDVTARCLQEAGVPLAAPVPSPATAAVVETTPVETTPVETVPVETVLTAGVPA; encoded by the coding sequence GTGGCTGACGTCGTCCCCGTGCCCGTCCCCATGCCCGTCCCGGTGGTCCTGTCCGGCGACGACGACGCCGAGGTCCGCGCCCGCGCGGGCCGGCTGCTCGACGCCGTGACCCGCCCCGACCCCGCCCTTCCCGGCCACCCCGGCGCCTCCCCGGCGTGGGACGTCGCCGACGTCGCCGCCCGCTGCGGCCTCGTCCCCCTGCGTGCGCACCGGGCGGTCGTGCTCGCCGCCGACCCTGCGTCGCTCGCCGCCGGGCTGGCCGCCGTGCGCGACGGCACCGTCCCCGCCGGGGCGACCCTCGCCGCACGCGGCGTCGCGACGCACCACGCCGACCGGCCCGCCCGGGTCCTGCTGCTCTACCCCGGGCAGGGCTCCCAGCGCACCGGCGAGCACGCCGGGCTCGCCCGGCTCCTGCCGTCGTACGCCGCGCACGTGCGCCGCCTGGAGGGCCTGCTCGCCGACCGGCCCGGCACGCCGCCGCTGCGCCGGTACCTGTCCGACGCCTGGACGGGCCGGGCCGCCGACCCGACCGGCGTCGACGACACGGCCGTCGCCCAGCCGCTGCTGACCGTGACGGCCCTGGCCACGACGGCGGCGCTCGCCGAGCTCGGGGTGCTCCCGGCCGTGACGCTCGGCCACTCCGTGGGCGAGCTCGGGGCCCTGCACGCCGCCGGGATCCTCGACGAGGCCACCGTGCTGGAGATCGTGCGGCACCGCGTCGCGCGCATGCGCACCGGCGCCCCCGACACCGGGATGCTCGCCGTGCGCGCCGGCGCCGCGGACGTCGCCGCGCTCGTGGCCGCCCACCCCGGCGTGCACGTGGCCTGCGACAACGGCCCGCGTCAGGTCGTGCTCGGCGGTCCGCTCGCGACGCTCGTCGCGCTCGCCGCCGACCTCGAGGCCGCCGGCACCGCGTCGACGCCGCTGGCGACCGCCGGGGCGTTCCACACCCCGCACTACGCCGCCGCGGACGCCGCCATGCGCACCCTGCTCGCCGCCATCGCCCGCCCGTCGGCGGCGGCCCGCGGCGACGTCACGTGCGTGTCGTCGGTGTCCGGGGACGTCGTCGACGACGTCGAGGACGCCCTCGCGCTGCTCGGCCGGCAGATTGCCGGCCCGGTGCGCTTCCGGGAGGCGGCGGCGACCGCGGCCGCCCTCGCCCCCGACGTGGTCGTCCAGGTCAGCGGGGGCACCTCGCTGCTGCGGACGTTCACCGAGACCCACCACGCCACCCACCCGGGGCAGACGGTCCGCACCGTCGGCCTCGGGGGTCCGGACGACTCGACGGGCGGCACGCTCGCCGCCCTCGCCGAGCTCGTCCTCACCGTCCCCGACGCGCGCCCGCACCTCGTGCTCGGCCGCCTCGGGACCGCCAGCAGGTTCCCACTGACCGAAGGACGGGAGACCGTCGTGCTGCACGGAACGCCCACCAGCCCCACCACGAACCCCACGACCACCACGACCGCGGACGCACCGACGGGCGCACCCCCGGCCGGGGTGCCCGGCACCACCGAGCTGCTCGCGCTGTTCGGCGCGCAGGTCGCCGTGCTGGCGCAGGCCCTCGCCCGCCCCTCGGGCGACGCCACGACGAGCGGTCCGTCGGCCGGTCCGGACGCCCTCGCGCCGGCCGCGGGAGCCCCGCCCGTCGCCCAGGCCGCTCCGGTCGTGCCCACCGCGCGGCGGACGACCGCCACCGGACCCGTGACCGCCCCGGCGGGCGACCCGGCCCCCGCCCGCGCCGCCGTCGCGGCGGCCGTGCGCGCGAGCATCGCGCAGGTCGGCGGGTACGCCGCCGACGACCTGCCCGGCGGCGCGCTCCTCGGACCCGACCTCGGGCTGGACTCCCTGATGATGACGAACGTCGCGGCGACGCTGACCCGGCGGTTCCCGGCCTGGCGGCCCGCCGCCGACGACATGCGCACGCTGCGCACCGTCGACGACGTCGTCGCCGCGGTCGTCGCGGCGACCCGCACCGGCCCCGGGGCGTCCGCCGCACCGGCGCCCGCCGCCGCGGCGGCACCGAGCCCCGCCGTGCCGAGCCCCGCCGTTCCGAGCCCTGCGGCGCCGGTGGACGACCTCCCGGTCACGGCGTCCCCCTCCCCCGAGCCCGCGCGCCTCGCCGACCTCGACGAGGTGCGGGCCACGGTCGCCCGGCTCGACGACGCCGCCCGCGGACCGGGGCTGCCCTACTACCTGCCGCACGACGGCCGGGTGGCGGCGACCACGAGCGTCGGCGGGCAGGAGCTGCTCTCGTTCAGCTCGTACAACTACCTGGGGCTGGCCGGGCACCCGCGGGTGGTCGCCGCCGCGCAGGAGGCCGTGGAGCGGTACGGCACCTCGGTGTCGGCGGCGCGGATCCTGTCCGGCAACCGGCCCGTGCACACCGCGCTGGAGGAGGCGATCGCCGCGCTGCTCGGCACGCAGGACGCCGTCGTGCTCGTCGGCGGCCACGCCACGAACGCCGGGATCGTGCCGCACCTGTACGGGCCCGACGACCTCGTGGTCCACGACGCGCTCGTGCACGACTCCCTGCAGCAGGGCATCGCGGCGTCCGGGGCCACCCGGCACGCCGTCCCGCACGGGCGGGCCGACCTCGTCGAGGAGGCCCTGCGGGCCCGGCGCCACCGGTTCCGGCGCGTGCTCGTCGTCACCGAGGGCGTGTTCAGCATGGACGGCGACCTGCCCGACCTGCCCGCGCTCGTCACGTCCGCGCGCCGGCACGGCGCGCACCTCATGGTCGACGAGGCCCACAGCGTCGGCGTGCTCGGCGCGCACGGCGGCGGCATCTGCGAGGAGCTGGGCGTCGACCCCGGGGACGTCGACCTGCTCATGGGCACGCTGTCCAAGAGCCTGTCCTCCTGCGGCGGGTACCTCGCCGGGCACCGGTCCCTCGTGCAGCACCTGCGGTACACGCTGTCGGCGCTGGTGTTCAGCGCCGGGCTGACCCCGGCGAACACCGCGGCCTCGCTCGCCGCGATCCAGGTGATGCGCGACGAGCCCGAGCGCCTGGCCCGGCTGCGCGGCAACGCCGAGCACTTCCTCGCCGGGGCGCGCGCCCGCGGCATGGACGTCGGCCCCGCCGTGGGCGTGCCCGTGGTGCCCGTGATCGTCGGGGAGTCGCAGGCCGCCGTCGCGGTGGCCCGGGGGCTGGCCGAGCACGGCGTCAGCGCCAACCCCATCGTGTTCCCCGCGGTGCCGGACGACCAGTCCCGGCTGCGGTTCTTCCTCACCAGCGAGCACACGCACGACCAGCTCGACCGGGCGCTCGACGTGACCGCCCGGTGCCTGCAGGAGGCCGGCGTGCCGCTCGCGGCGCCGGTGCCGTCGCCGGCCACGGCGGCGGTCGTCGAGACGACGCCGGTCGAGACGACGCCGGTCGAGACGGTGCCGGTCGAGACTGTGCTGACCGCCGGGGTGCCGGCGTGA
- a CDS encoding NAD-dependent epimerase/dehydratase family protein: protein MSVHPVRVVPGAPTAVVGASGQVGSLVLDELTRAGLPAVAVGRSAPPAAPPGITVRTLPRYDRVALRTALTGCGAVVATLGLPYAARTWEAGWVPLVDAVAGACADLGLPLTFLDNVYVYGAADGVLTEQAPLAPCSRKGAARLAGWRVLERHAGAGLDVVVCRAADFLGPGAATTVLPWDAVVAATRAARPTLPWLGSPDAVHTFAATPEVAAALVRVAHEPALRAGRVLHLPVVEPVTGRTLAAALGRARGDGRTVRLRALRAPVVRAAALVSRPAREQVEMMYQVERDQVVGDALIRSLGWTAPPLTADDVAALAAGAVPGPGTAVPRHAADRRT, encoded by the coding sequence GTGAGCGTGCACCCCGTGCGCGTCGTGCCCGGCGCGCCGACCGCGGTGGTCGGCGCGTCGGGGCAGGTCGGGTCGCTCGTGCTGGACGAGCTGACCCGAGCCGGGCTCCCCGCGGTCGCCGTGGGGCGCTCGGCACCCCCGGCCGCGCCGCCCGGCATCACGGTGCGTACCCTCCCCCGGTACGACCGGGTCGCGCTGCGCACCGCGCTCACCGGATGCGGCGCCGTCGTCGCCACCCTCGGCCTGCCGTACGCGGCGCGCACGTGGGAGGCGGGGTGGGTCCCGCTCGTCGACGCGGTCGCCGGTGCGTGCGCCGACCTCGGACTGCCGCTGACGTTCCTCGACAACGTCTACGTGTACGGCGCCGCCGACGGCGTGCTCACGGAGCAGGCACCGCTCGCCCCGTGCAGCCGCAAGGGTGCCGCCCGGCTGGCCGGGTGGCGGGTGCTCGAGCGGCACGCCGGGGCGGGACTCGACGTGGTGGTGTGCCGGGCCGCGGACTTCCTCGGCCCGGGCGCCGCCACGACCGTCCTGCCGTGGGACGCCGTGGTGGCGGCCACGCGGGCCGCCCGGCCGACTCTGCCGTGGCTGGGCTCCCCCGACGCGGTGCACACGTTCGCCGCGACGCCCGAGGTCGCCGCAGCCCTCGTCCGGGTCGCGCACGAGCCGGCCCTGCGGGCGGGACGGGTGCTGCACCTGCCGGTGGTCGAGCCCGTCACCGGGCGGACGCTGGCCGCCGCCCTGGGTCGGGCCCGCGGGGACGGGCGCACCGTGCGGCTGCGGGCCCTGCGGGCCCCGGTCGTGCGGGCGGCGGCGCTGGTGAGCCGGCCCGCGCGGGAGCAGGTCGAGATGATGTACCAGGTCGAGCGCGACCAGGTCGTCGGCGACGCGCTGATCCGCTCCCTGGGCTGGACGGCTCCCCCGCTGACGGCCGACGACGTGGCGGCGCTCGCCGCCGGCGCGGTACCCGGCCCGGGCACGGCGGTGCCGCGGCACGCGGCGGACCGCCGCACGTGA
- a CDS encoding helix-turn-helix domain-containing protein — protein MAETTTAAGPAPGAHDPRGRAATRRELLEAAYAEFLEAGYLRTTIAAVCTRAGYTRGAFYSSFRSKEELVAALYASANAHQVARIRRAVLGALDRAPAGATAATVVPAALRELSGRVGAEARWFGIVTELRGVAVRDDAARAVLLDAQEDLYAGLVALVEEVLHRTGSTLDLPVRDVVAVGVGLYERAFAVGDPDDDATAAAVAQATDTFEAVLRAVAR, from the coding sequence GTGGCTGAGACGACCACCGCGGCCGGCCCGGCCCCCGGGGCGCACGACCCCCGGGGGCGGGCCGCCACCCGCCGCGAGCTGCTCGAGGCCGCGTACGCGGAGTTCCTCGAGGCCGGGTACCTGCGCACCACGATCGCCGCGGTGTGCACGCGTGCCGGGTACACGCGCGGGGCGTTCTACTCCAGCTTCCGCTCCAAGGAGGAGCTGGTCGCCGCGCTGTACGCCAGCGCGAACGCCCACCAGGTCGCGCGGATCCGCCGGGCCGTGCTGGGTGCGCTCGACCGGGCCCCGGCCGGGGCGACCGCCGCCACGGTCGTGCCCGCGGCGTTGCGCGAGCTCTCCGGGCGCGTCGGCGCGGAGGCCCGGTGGTTCGGCATCGTCACCGAGCTGCGCGGCGTCGCCGTGCGGGACGACGCCGCGCGGGCGGTGCTGCTCGACGCGCAGGAGGACCTGTACGCGGGCCTCGTCGCGCTCGTCGAGGAGGTGCTGCACCGCACCGGCTCGACGCTGGACCTGCCGGTGCGCGACGTCGTGGCCGTGGGCGTGGGGCTCTACGAGCGGGCGTTCGCCGTCGGGGACCCCGACGACGACGCCACCGCGGCGGCTGTGGCGCAGGCCACCGACACGTTCGAGGCCGTGCTGCGCGCCGTCGCCCGCTGA
- a CDS encoding folylpolyglutamate synthase/dihydrofolate synthase family protein, whose amino-acid sequence MSARGADHRRDEGAREARVAADEVYRAIVARAPEHDIDPTLDRVREVLELLGDPQRAYRTVHVTGTNGKTSTARVVERLVREHGLRTGLFTSPHLSRVTERIQIDGEPIGDEQFVELWQDVAPYVHIVDQRWAERGQPTLSFFEVFTVMAFAAFADAPVDVAVIEVGLGGRWDATNVIDADVAVIAPVAMDHERWLGHTLVEIASEKAGIVKDGATLVLAEQTDEAEGVVLAAAAERGARVVREGVDVHVVERQVAVGGQMLVLRGLGGVYADVYLPLHGAHQAHNALLALVAVEALLTGGAALDGDVVGAALADVTSPGRLEVVRSSPTVVVDAAHNPAGAQALVEALDEAFQFQRVVGVVGVMADKDPEGILAVLEPELAEIVVTQAGTDRALDVDDLAAIAVDVFGEDRVHVVHRLDDAVETAVSLAESEVERGAAVLVTGSVLLVAEARVLLGRG is encoded by the coding sequence GTGAGCGCCCGCGGCGCCGACCACCGGCGCGACGAGGGCGCCCGCGAGGCCCGCGTCGCCGCCGACGAGGTGTACCGGGCGATCGTCGCCCGGGCGCCCGAGCACGACATCGACCCCACGCTCGACCGCGTGCGCGAGGTGCTCGAGCTGCTGGGCGACCCCCAGCGCGCCTACCGGACCGTGCACGTCACCGGCACCAACGGCAAGACGTCCACCGCCCGGGTCGTCGAGCGGCTCGTGCGCGAGCACGGCCTGCGCACCGGGCTGTTCACCAGCCCGCACCTGAGCCGCGTCACCGAGCGGATCCAGATCGACGGCGAGCCCATCGGCGACGAGCAGTTCGTCGAGCTCTGGCAGGACGTCGCGCCCTACGTGCACATCGTCGACCAGCGGTGGGCCGAGCGCGGGCAGCCGACGCTGTCGTTCTTCGAGGTGTTCACCGTCATGGCGTTCGCCGCGTTCGCCGACGCCCCCGTCGACGTCGCCGTGATCGAGGTCGGGCTCGGCGGGCGCTGGGACGCCACCAACGTCATCGACGCCGACGTCGCCGTGATCGCCCCCGTGGCCATGGACCACGAGCGCTGGCTCGGGCACACCCTCGTGGAGATCGCGTCGGAGAAGGCCGGCATCGTCAAGGACGGCGCGACGCTCGTGCTGGCCGAGCAGACCGACGAGGCCGAGGGCGTCGTGCTCGCCGCTGCCGCCGAGCGGGGCGCGCGCGTGGTCCGCGAGGGCGTCGACGTGCACGTCGTCGAGCGGCAGGTCGCGGTCGGCGGGCAGATGCTCGTGCTGCGCGGCCTCGGCGGCGTCTACGCCGACGTGTACCTGCCGCTGCACGGCGCGCACCAGGCGCACAACGCGCTGCTCGCGCTCGTCGCCGTCGAGGCGCTGCTCACGGGCGGGGCCGCGCTCGACGGCGACGTCGTCGGGGCCGCGCTCGCGGACGTCACGTCGCCCGGGCGGCTGGAGGTCGTGCGGTCCTCGCCGACCGTCGTGGTCGACGCCGCGCACAACCCCGCGGGCGCCCAGGCGCTCGTCGAGGCCCTCGACGAGGCGTTCCAGTTCCAGCGGGTCGTCGGCGTGGTCGGCGTCATGGCGGACAAGGACCCCGAGGGCATCCTCGCGGTGCTCGAGCCCGAGCTCGCGGAGATCGTCGTCACCCAGGCCGGCACCGACCGGGCCCTGGACGTCGACGACCTCGCGGCGATCGCGGTCGACGTGTTCGGCGAGGACCGCGTGCACGTCGTGCACCGCCTCGACGACGCCGTCGAGACCGCGGTCTCGCTGGCCGAGAGCGAGGTCGAGCGCGGCGCCGCCGTGCTGGTGACGGGGTCGGTCCTCCTGGTCGCCGAGGCCCGCGTGCTGCTCGGCCGTGGCTGA